The Henckelia pumila isolate YLH828 chromosome 2, ASM3356847v2, whole genome shotgun sequence genome includes a window with the following:
- the LOC140885059 gene encoding uncharacterized protein, with protein MVDHQTVCCMCGDVGFPDKLFRCSNCRHRSQHSYCSNFYSEFSDPIQVCDWCQCEGKSSSSRHGNSSASRNNTKAASHASEVRSVYSGDKIKLQDREEGGSPPEKAAGKSPSPRPTTRRYKLLKDVMC; from the exons ATGGTGGATCATCAGACCGTTTGCTGTATGTGCGGCGATGTTGGCTTCCCGGACAAACTTTTCCGCTGCTCCAACTGTCGCCACCGCTCCCAACACTC GTACTGTAGCAATTTTTACAGCGAATTCTCGGATCCTATTCAAGTATGCGACTGGTGCCAATGCGAGGGAAAAAGTTCCTCGTCAAGACATGGGAACTCATCGGCATCGAGGAATAATACCAAAGCTGCGTCGCATGCAAGTGAGGTCAGGTCCGTCTACTCCGGCGACAAAATCAAGCTGCAGGATCGGGAAGAGGGTGGCTCTCCGCCGGAGAAAGCCGCCGGAAAAAGCCCCTCCCCACGCCCCACCACCCGAAGGTACAAGCTTCTCAAGGATGTCATGTGTTGA